A portion of the Streptococcus urinalis 2285-97 genome contains these proteins:
- a CDS encoding S-ribosylhomocysteine lyase → MTKEVIVESFELDHTAVKAPYVRLISEDNGPKGDIISNFDIRLVQPNENAIETAGLHTIEHLLAKLIRQRIDGMIDCSPFGCRTGFHLIMWGQHTTNEIAKVIKSSLEEIASTITWEDVPGTTIESCGNYKDHSLFSAKEWANLILSKGISDDPFERHLV, encoded by the coding sequence ATGACAAAAGAAGTTATTGTAGAAAGTTTTGAACTTGATCATACTGCTGTAAAAGCACCTTATGTTCGTCTGATTTCTGAAGACAATGGGCCAAAAGGTGATATCATTTCTAATTTTGACATTAGATTGGTACAACCAAATGAAAATGCCATAGAAACTGCTGGCTTACATACAATTGAGCATCTACTTGCTAAACTTATCAGACAGCGAATTGATGGAATGATAGACTGCTCTCCATTTGGTTGTCGTACAGGATTTCATCTTATCATGTGGGGACAACATACAACTAACGAAATAGCCAAGGTTATCAAATCGAGTCTTGAAGAAATTGCTTCTACCATTACTTGGGAAGACGTTCCTGGAACTACAATTGAATCATGTGGTAATTATAAAGATCATAGTTTGTTTTCAGCTAAAGAATGGGCTAATCTGATTCTTTCCAAAGGTATTTCAGATGATCCGTTTGAGCGTCATCTTGTATAA